A stretch of the Hydra vulgaris chromosome 09, alternate assembly HydraT2T_AEP genome encodes the following:
- the LOC100199966 gene encoding metastasis-associated protein MTA3, translated as MSVSGKQYENTTQMSKILPASNIYRVGDYVFVETQPSLPYQIRRIEELTKTTNGQVEAKVSCFYRRRDLSNALATQADKHALSAEEENEIDVGTNNLSDEQHHQLKHREVFLSRQLEIINANTIRGKCSVTLYSEVEKLIDYLYEDDWFYYLLVYDPQQKTLLADRGEIGVGEEYQADFFTSFPLIKKDRNRSSPSFEDDRDLSELETMQWTPDNPLTDKQVDQYLVVARSIGTFARALDSGSSVKEPSLHLTAAAASRDITLLSALLMLHKNDYDIGKAVSALIPDGGPILCRDEMEEWSSGEAALFEEGIRKHGKEFIEIQQEYLPWKSISNIVEYYYMWKTTDKYVQQKRLKAQEGDSKVTQIFIPSSNTAINLTLAIQASSQYQVNSVGALVTPSYMCESCFTKESVLWYPWGQSSSQCKLYLCKECWVYWKKCGGLKKSTKSTEASSENEAVYKCRICNKKFNRAERLSSHMTTHRGYDCSEDGCGKTFTLKAHLTRHLAKSHCIFPLDSKMKVKTPFVMTSTPFMKVARYLCKDKLRLHHFARTPTDMIDLMEIKEDASSKINSENAKIIFECVKKYNPKPLDEIVLNVKKKPKPSSLKLISTSITKDCSPEQRNSPVGRVSSPSFQHVATSITQNLKAKTLKSPTPIMSGSHKRSADSDQNDYPSTKRQQPMQSASSPLGRKGFECSICGKVLHNQMSLQHHIQAHHERNGPQIHIPQTDPHKRSFQHYHDMPPPAAHNQYQPFHSTSSYSHKDSNGSLVSHKPRLPVGATSRKQSYKGIQNRRDPDMQYVDPPQEFLFNASKDSKKARRSLPSKAQRKIARKPFVQIKCSQELHDAIVCKRSSDIRAKSADPIVIDDD; from the exons ATGTCCGTTAGCGGGAAACAATATGAAAATACAACACAAATGTCAAAAATTCTACCAGCTTCAAATATCTATCGAGTAGGAG ACTATGTGTTTGTGGAAACCCAACCAAGTCTTCCATACCAAATACGTAGAATTGAAGAGTTAACAAAg ACAACCAATGGACAAGTAGAAGCTAAAGTATCTTGTTTTTATCGCAGGCGTGATTTGTCAAATGCTTTAGCTACCCAGGCTGATAAACATGCAT TGTCTGCAGAAGAAGAAAATGAAATTGATGTTGGGACAAATAATTTATCTGATGAGCAGCACCATCAGCTGAAGCACAGAGAAGTTTTTCTTTCGCGACAGCTAGAAATTATAAATGCAAACACTATcag AGGGAAATGCTCTGTGACACTCTATTCAGAAGTAGAAAAATTGATTGATTATTTGTATGAGGATGactggttttattatttacttgtatATGATCCACAGCAAAAGACATTGTTAGCTGATCGAGGGGAGATTGGTGTTGGTGAAGAGTACCAAGCAGacttttttacttcttttccactaattaaaaaag ATAGAAACAGAAGTAGCCCATCATTTGAAGATGATCGTGATTTATCAGAACTTGAAACAATGCAATGGACACCTGATAATCCACTTACTGATAAACAAGTAGATCAGTACTTGGTTGTTgcaag ATCAATAGGAACATTTGCAAGAGCTTTGGATTCTGGCAGTTCTGTAAAGGAGCCAAGCCTTCATTTAACTGCAGCAGCAGCTTCTAGAGACATAACACTC ttaAGTGCATTACTAATGCTTCATAAGAATGATTATGATATTGGCAAAGCAGTATCAGCATTAATACCTGATGGTGGACCTATTTTATGTAGAGATGAAATGGAGGAATGGTCATCAG gaGAAGCTGCTCTATTTGAAGAAGGTATAAGAAAACATGGAAAAGAGTTTATAGAAATACAACAAGAATAT TTACCATGGAAAAGTATTTCAAATATAGTTGAATATTATTACATGTGGAAAACTACTGATAAATATGTCCAACAGAAACGTCTAAAAGCTCAAGAAGGTGATAGTAAAGTAACTCAAATATTTATACCAAGCAGCAATACCGCTATTAATTTGACTTTGGCAATACAAGCATCGTCACAGTATCAAGTTAACTCTGTGGGAGCTTTAGTGACACCAAGCTACATGTGTGAAAGCTGTTTCA CTAAGGAGTCTGTTTTGTGGTATCCTTGGGGTCAATCATCTTCACAATGCAAGCTCTATTTATGCAAGGAATGTTGGGTGTACTGGAAGAAATGTGGTGGACTAAAGAAATCTACTaaatcaa cGGAAGCTTCTAGTGAAAATGAAGCAGTGTACAAATGCCGgatatgtaacaaaaaatttaatcgaGCTGAACGCTTATCAAGTCATATGACAACACATCGTGGCTATGATTGTAGTGAGGATGGTTGTGGGAAG acATTTACATTAAAAGCTCATCTAACACGACACCTTGCAAAATCTCATTGCATTTTTCCTTTGGATAGCAAAATGAAAGTAAAGACTCCATTTGTAATGACTTCAACACCATTTATGAAAGTAGCAAGATATTTATGTAAAGATAAGTTACGTTTACATCACTTTGCTAGAACACCAACTGATATGATTGATCTCATGGAAATTAAAGAAGatg CTTCATCAAAAATTAACTCTGAGaatgctaaaataatatttgaatgtGTCAAAAAGTACAATCCAAAACCGTTAGATGAAATCGTTCTAAATGTCAAAAAGAAGCCAAAACCGTCCAGTTTAAAGCTTATTTCAACATCTATAACAAAAGATTGTTCTCCAGAACAGCGCAACTCGCCAGTTGGTCGTGTTTCTTCCCCATCGTTCCAACATGTAGCAACTTCCATCACACAGAACTTGAAAGCAAAAACACTGAAAAGTCCTACACCGATTATGTCAGGCAGTCATAAAAGATCAGCTGATAGTGATCAGAATG attACCCCTCTACAAAACGCCAACAGCCGATGCAATCTGCTTCATCGCCTTTGGGGAGGAAAGGCTTTGAATGTTCAATTTGTGGCAAAGTTCTTCATAACCAAA tGAGCCTTCAACATCATATTCAAGCGCATCACGAAAGGAATGGTCCTCAAATTCATATACCGCAAACCGATCCTCATAAACGCTCATTTCAACATTACCATGATATGCCACCACCTGCTGCACATAATCAATATCAACCTTTTCACAGCACATCTAGTTACTCTCATAAAGATTCAAATGGTTCACTTGTATCACACAAACCTAGACTTCCTGTCGGTGCTACATCACGAAAACAATCTTATAAAGGAATACAGAATAGAAGAGATCCTGATATGCAATATGTTGATCCACCGCAAGAATTTCTTTTCAATGCTTCAAAAGATTCcaa aaaAGCAAGACGTTCTCTTCCTTCGAAAGCTCAAAGAAAAATTGCTCGAAAGCCTTTTGTGCAAATAAAATGCTCTCAAGAACTTCATGACGCTATTGTTTGTAAAAGATCCTCAGACATCAGAGCCAAAAGCGCCGATCCTATAGTCATTGATGACGATTAG